From the Robbsia betulipollinis genome, the window TAACAGTCTATTGTGGGCGAAGCCGAAAAGAAGGGAATTTTTGCTGGCGATAGAAAGAATTATAAAAAACTGTAAGGAAAAATTTTACGGAGCGAGCTGGCTGGAGCCGACCGGGCCGTGGTTGCTTGGCCATGCCTATGCTTGTGTGGCATCGGACAATTGGCGGGCAGGTATCACGCCGGATCAATGGTTCGGCGCTATTTTAGGAGACGACGCAAGCGGTGCAAAATTCACGAGTTTTCTGGAAGAAGAACCTACGATGGTTGCCAACCGGGGCAACCGGTTGGGCGGCGACTGGACGGGTTTTGGGCATGCGGGCGTGAATAATTATCGAGACATGTGGTTCGCAAGGGAGGTCTACTAATCACGGATTCCAAAACCGGGAACCAAGCGCAAAAAGGTAACCCGCAGGCGGTATGAAACGCAAACTTGTTGGCGATCGGATGTGAGCAGGGCTTGCGCCGCTGCTGCCGGAAGCCAAACCCTCGGCGCTGAGTGGACGACCCCGTGTGAACGATCGGACAGCGTTCGATGAGATCCTGTTCGTTTTGTTCGCCGGCATTCCGTGGAAGGCATTGTCTACCGAACCTGGCGTCGGGAGCGGCATGACGTGCTGGCGACGGTTACATGAATGGCACGAAGCGGACATATGGAAACGGTAGCATCATTGCTTGCCGCAGCACTTGTGCGATCACGATCAAATTATGCATCCGGTTCATTGAGCGTCAATGTCGAAAATTGGTTGAACGGAAACCACTCCATCGCAGCGCTGCGAGACACAGGGCATGGGCGGCGTTATAAACCGGATCGAAACGGCGTTCGATGGCAAGTGACGGATTGAGGGCATCCCGCAACCTCGCATGTTCTGATCGCTTCAAACCCTCAGACTCTTCGCTGCCTGTCTCTTATACCCGGTTGCCGGCCAGCACCCCGGCGATATACCGGTCCTCGATTTCCGCCGCCCAGCGCGCCCGGGCGAATTCCGCCATCGC encodes:
- a CDS encoding transposase → MPEAKPSALSGRPRVNDRTAFDEILFVLFAGIPWKALSTEPGVGSGMTCWRRLHEWHEADIWKR